In one Brevibacillus composti genomic region, the following are encoded:
- a CDS encoding endonuclease/exonuclease/phosphatase family protein, translating to MKLTQKSRRQGWRKSLRNLGLAAAVMFSAVLPVGLVPQAYAAVADHVVISEIYGAGGNAGAVYQHDYVELYNPGSEAASVDGWSVQYAAADRENWLVTRLSGSIPAHGYYLVRLASGGTIGAGLPAADATGGTNISATRGKLALVKHATALSGNPVTDQNVVDFVGYGSANAYEGAGPASAPSAAKSIVRKSDADSVVPGRGSAWDSDSNESDFLAMDPQPQNSMSPAEPPGEDDGQPPGGEWPDARPISEVRNMAGGTKATIEGIVIAAFEAGGKTNVYLQDETAGMLVRAAGLGSIVQIGDKIKATGSVNDYYGLPQLEPAKAGDVAITEKQAGAPVPQPVTSADFSLARGEAFEAELVTIENVTALTRDSRGNVTLQDQYGSFLAKPFDAALLKPGATYERLTGVVTYDFNEYKLVPRFAQDVIGEGGSQPDKLHIRDIQGKGHRSPYENAMVSMVEGIVTAVVPSGTGTAGFYMQDPTPDDDPLTSEGIYVYEPNAPVRAGDHVEVSGVVKEYVTKSREATDLTLTEIDAAGVVVKARNLPLPEPVTLGEGDYVYPAKVIDNDSFALFDPSEDGIDFWESLEGMLVQVNQPRVVGGTRTFANPPSVEFVIISDEADPDKARTPLGGVAIAEDNYNPERIIVGDRLVAGAPEVKVGDRFDGPIVGVIDYSFTNFKLYNTAPLPDVVDSGFEREVTEIAGDEDHLTVATYNIENFSARAAAEKVSGLAASIVHHMQQPDIVAVVEMQDNNGPQDNGVTDANQSAQVLIDAIISEGGERYRYVDIAPENKRDGGQPGGNIRVGFLYNPARVSLADRPAGDAVTPVRVVSTDGKAQLSLNPGRIDPLHPAFTDSRKPLAAEFLFGDESVIVIAGHFNSKGGDDGLYGKQQPPVLASEPQRVEIARVVNDFVQEITETQPDANVIVLGDLNDFQFSRPLRILAGEELTNLVETLSPGEQYTYNYQGNAQALDHILVSNHLADRSELDIVHINADFTEADGRVSDHDPLVAKIKLSAGTEPWPGEITPEKQREQNRKAAEKIRAATDEATVLHQFDAILTSLKTLIESDQVSAWDKWSVIADTIETVLAAAAEQAEDGIVTEAALAALATDFLKEAISEAIRAAGLAGEDVSGQALSALEAFLQTAVLPLDEDERPAELLEELQAAAEKLLDMGGALSVPRGAIIDEGDSHAELVLSVLEALTEAFEDGPVEYEPLFSIRVKASGDHTAESAAVLSEEVTSRLAEIEAAVRLEEAAGAWVLLPAEALGSFVEEALGITLEPADDPAVSGELEPFSSVYDWKLLAEGELVKKIEGAEAQLGIPVSDADSRNLTVFWHDGKKWRTLEDEAGDPIKVDVAQGIARFAAAQTGPIVLGQEKKQEEQPPVRALIIKDRHFKLKPGEEAQIEVTANLGNGGKHDVTRAEGITYESDHPELFSVSADGVIRVSSKATEKDRAVITITYGGKTAKVQVSVKKK from the coding sequence ATGAAGTTGACCCAAAAAAGCCGGAGGCAAGGCTGGCGGAAGAGCTTGCGAAATCTGGGGCTGGCCGCGGCAGTGATGTTTTCTGCGGTGCTGCCGGTTGGACTTGTGCCCCAGGCTTATGCCGCCGTAGCGGACCATGTCGTGATCAGCGAAATCTACGGCGCTGGCGGCAATGCGGGAGCGGTCTATCAGCATGATTACGTAGAGCTGTACAATCCCGGCAGCGAGGCCGCAAGCGTAGACGGCTGGTCTGTGCAGTACGCCGCGGCCGACAGGGAAAATTGGCTGGTCACCAGGCTGTCCGGCAGCATTCCCGCACACGGCTATTACCTCGTCCGGCTGGCAAGCGGCGGGACAATCGGGGCGGGGCTGCCTGCAGCAGATGCGACGGGCGGGACCAATATCTCCGCCACCCGCGGCAAGCTGGCTCTGGTCAAACATGCGACAGCTCTGAGCGGAAATCCGGTCACCGACCAGAATGTAGTCGATTTTGTCGGCTACGGTTCGGCGAATGCCTATGAGGGAGCCGGTCCTGCATCTGCTCCGTCCGCGGCGAAGAGCATCGTCAGAAAGAGCGATGCCGACAGCGTGGTGCCTGGAAGGGGGAGCGCCTGGGACAGCGACAGCAACGAGAGCGATTTTCTCGCCATGGACCCTCAGCCGCAAAACAGCATGAGCCCGGCAGAACCGCCCGGAGAAGACGACGGGCAGCCGCCAGGCGGGGAATGGCCGGATGCAAGGCCGATCAGCGAAGTGCGAAATATGGCGGGCGGAACCAAGGCCACGATCGAGGGCATCGTCATCGCAGCTTTTGAAGCGGGCGGCAAGACCAATGTCTATCTGCAGGACGAGACCGCCGGGATGCTGGTGCGGGCCGCCGGACTCGGAAGCATCGTCCAGATCGGGGATAAAATCAAGGCGACGGGAAGCGTGAATGATTACTACGGCCTCCCCCAGCTGGAGCCAGCCAAAGCGGGCGATGTGGCGATTACGGAGAAACAGGCAGGCGCACCGGTTCCGCAGCCGGTTACCTCGGCTGACTTCTCTCTAGCCCGTGGGGAAGCGTTCGAAGCGGAGCTGGTGACCATCGAAAATGTCACCGCGCTGACGCGGGATTCGCGGGGCAATGTCACCCTTCAGGACCAGTACGGCAGCTTTCTCGCAAAGCCCTTTGACGCGGCGCTGCTGAAGCCGGGGGCCACCTATGAGCGGCTGACCGGGGTGGTCACGTATGATTTCAATGAATACAAGCTGGTCCCCCGCTTTGCTCAAGATGTGATCGGGGAAGGCGGAAGCCAGCCGGATAAGCTGCACATTCGCGATATTCAGGGAAAGGGACATCGCTCGCCCTATGAGAATGCCATGGTGTCAATGGTCGAGGGCATCGTCACGGCTGTCGTGCCCAGCGGAACGGGCACGGCGGGATTCTATATGCAGGACCCCACTCCCGATGACGATCCACTTACCTCAGAAGGCATCTATGTATACGAGCCCAATGCGCCTGTCCGGGCCGGCGATCACGTCGAGGTCAGCGGAGTGGTCAAGGAATACGTCACGAAAAGCCGGGAAGCAACCGATCTGACGCTGACAGAGATTGACGCTGCGGGGGTTGTCGTCAAGGCGCGAAACCTGCCGCTTCCCGAACCGGTGACTCTCGGCGAAGGAGACTACGTGTACCCCGCGAAGGTGATTGATAACGACAGCTTCGCCCTCTTCGACCCGAGCGAAGACGGGATTGATTTCTGGGAGAGCCTGGAGGGCATGCTGGTGCAGGTGAATCAGCCGCGTGTCGTCGGAGGGACGCGGACGTTTGCGAATCCGCCCAGCGTCGAGTTTGTGATCATCTCCGACGAGGCAGATCCGGACAAAGCGAGGACGCCTCTGGGCGGGGTGGCGATCGCAGAAGACAATTACAATCCGGAGCGGATCATCGTCGGTGACCGCCTCGTCGCCGGAGCGCCGGAAGTGAAGGTAGGCGACCGCTTTGACGGGCCGATCGTGGGCGTCATTGACTACAGCTTTACCAACTTCAAGCTGTACAACACCGCGCCGTTGCCGGATGTGGTCGACAGCGGCTTTGAGCGGGAAGTGACGGAGATCGCAGGGGACGAGGATCACTTGACTGTCGCCACCTACAACATCGAGAACTTCTCTGCGCGGGCCGCGGCTGAAAAGGTATCGGGACTTGCCGCGTCCATCGTGCACCATATGCAGCAGCCTGACATCGTCGCCGTCGTCGAGATGCAAGACAATAACGGTCCGCAGGACAACGGCGTAACCGATGCCAATCAGTCCGCCCAGGTGCTGATCGACGCGATCATCAGCGAAGGCGGGGAGCGCTACCGCTACGTGGACATCGCTCCGGAGAACAAACGCGACGGCGGGCAGCCGGGAGGCAATATCCGCGTCGGGTTCCTCTATAATCCCGCACGGGTGAGTCTGGCCGATCGCCCGGCAGGAGATGCGGTGACGCCGGTGAGGGTCGTGAGCACGGACGGCAAGGCCCAGCTTTCGCTCAATCCCGGCCGGATCGACCCGCTTCATCCTGCCTTTACCGACAGCCGCAAGCCGCTGGCAGCGGAATTTCTGTTTGGCGATGAGTCGGTGATTGTCATCGCAGGCCATTTTAATTCCAAAGGCGGAGATGACGGCCTCTACGGCAAACAACAGCCGCCGGTGCTGGCGAGCGAGCCGCAGCGCGTGGAAATTGCCAGGGTGGTGAACGATTTTGTCCAAGAGATCACGGAAACCCAGCCGGACGCCAATGTCATCGTGCTGGGCGACCTGAATGATTTTCAGTTCTCGCGCCCGCTGCGCATACTGGCGGGAGAGGAATTGACCAATCTGGTCGAGACGCTGTCTCCAGGTGAGCAGTACACCTACAATTACCAAGGAAACGCCCAAGCGCTGGATCATATTCTCGTAAGCAACCATCTGGCGGACCGGTCGGAGCTGGATATCGTCCACATCAACGCGGACTTTACGGAAGCGGACGGACGTGTGAGCGACCATGATCCGCTCGTGGCCAAAATCAAGCTGTCGGCTGGCACGGAGCCATGGCCCGGTGAAATCACGCCGGAGAAACAGCGCGAGCAAAACCGCAAGGCTGCCGAAAAGATCCGTGCAGCCACTGACGAAGCGACAGTTCTCCATCAATTTGATGCAATCCTCACGAGCTTGAAAACATTGATTGAATCAGACCAGGTCTCTGCATGGGACAAATGGTCCGTGATCGCCGATACCATCGAAACCGTGCTGGCTGCCGCAGCCGAACAGGCGGAGGATGGGATTGTGACGGAAGCCGCTCTGGCTGCGCTGGCCACCGATTTTCTGAAGGAGGCCATCAGCGAAGCCATCCGCGCTGCCGGACTTGCCGGCGAGGATGTCAGCGGTCAAGCGCTGTCGGCTCTGGAGGCTTTTCTGCAAACAGCGGTGCTCCCGCTGGATGAAGACGAGCGACCCGCAGAATTGCTAGAAGAGCTGCAAGCCGCAGCTGAAAAATTGCTCGATATGGGCGGCGCCCTGAGTGTACCGCGGGGAGCGATCATCGACGAGGGAGATTCCCATGCGGAGCTGGTGCTCTCGGTTCTGGAAGCACTGACAGAAGCATTCGAAGACGGCCCGGTAGAATACGAGCCGCTGTTCTCTATCCGGGTAAAAGCATCGGGGGATCACACGGCGGAGTCTGCTGCGGTGCTCAGCGAAGAGGTAACCAGCCGTCTGGCTGAGATCGAAGCGGCGGTACGGCTGGAGGAAGCCGCGGGAGCGTGGGTGCTCCTGCCGGCGGAAGCGCTCGGCAGCTTCGTAGAGGAAGCGCTCGGCATCACGCTGGAGCCGGCAGATGATCCCGCCGTTTCCGGGGAGCTGGAGCCGTTCAGCTCCGTCTACGACTGGAAGCTGCTCGCGGAGGGAGAGCTAGTCAAAAAAATCGAGGGAGCCGAAGCGCAGCTCGGCATCCCGGTGAGCGACGCGGATTCACGGAATCTCACTGTATTCTGGCATGACGGCAAGAAGTGGAGGACGCTGGAGGATGAAGCAGGCGATCCGATCAAAGTAGATGTGGCCCAAGGCATCGCCCGCTTTGCCGCAGCCCAGACAGGTCCGATCGTACTGGGCCAGGAGAAGAAGCAGGAAGAGCAGCCCCCTGTCCGCGCCTTGATCATCAAAGACCGCCACTTCAAGCTGAAGCCGGGCGAGGAGGCCCAAATCGAGGTCACCGCCAATCTGGGCAATGGCGGAAAGCATGACGTGACCCGTGCCGAGGGGATCACCTATGAATCCGACCACCCCGAGCTGTTCTCGGTCAGCGCGGACGGCGTGATCCGCGTCTCCAGCAAAGCGACGGAGAAAGACAGGGCGGTCATCACCATTACTTACGGCGGAAAGACCGCCAAGGTACAAGTATCTGTGAAAAAGAAATAG
- a CDS encoding demethoxyubiquinone hydroxylase family protein translates to MNGYWYGPYGYSTYTPIKPVSMDRYDDRLDVVTGMIREGIAGERSDELFYDYLISVAPTQQEKDVITSIRDDERKHRRLFRQLYAQLTGQRPGAAEEGEAFQRPASYLSGIEQALMGELKAFERYRTIYRHIPQQYRDTLFEIMTDELKHASYYNWLYAKNK, encoded by the coding sequence ATGAATGGATATTGGTACGGACCCTATGGCTATTCCACGTATACGCCGATCAAGCCTGTATCGATGGACCGCTATGATGATCGCCTGGATGTCGTGACCGGGATGATTCGGGAAGGAATCGCCGGCGAGCGATCTGACGAGCTGTTCTACGATTACCTGATCAGCGTCGCCCCGACTCAACAGGAGAAGGACGTCATCACCAGCATTCGCGATGATGAGCGGAAGCATCGGCGCCTGTTCCGGCAGCTGTATGCGCAGCTCACGGGACAGCGTCCGGGCGCGGCGGAGGAAGGGGAGGCTTTTCAGCGTCCAGCCAGCTACCTGTCCGGGATCGAGCAAGCGCTGATGGGCGAGTTGAAAGCCTTTGAGCGATATCGGACGATTTACCGCCACATCCCGCAGCAGTACCGGGACACCCTCTTTGAAATCATGACCGATGAATTAAAGCATGCCAGCTACTACAATTGGCTGTACGCCAAAAATAAATAA
- a CDS encoding class II fumarate hydratase, with protein sequence MVNDQAVRIGRDTLGEVRIPANALYGPQTQRAVENFPISGLRLQRAFIRAQGLIKASAAYANMVTGQLDEQKARAIIQAAEEVIDGMWDHQFVVDAFQAGAGTSQNMNANEVIANRATQLLGGQIDQGLVHPNDHVNMAQSTNDTIHVAINIAGAELVHHVLLPVLDRTVQVLWSKAEQFMPIIKAGRTHLQDAVPIRMGQEFSGYAQTLASAAERIRQSSARLYEIGLGGNAVGTGINAHPEYAERAIQEIARRTGLPFVPPRNRFAFMQNTSAALEVHAAVKELAVHVIKLTSDLRLLSSGPRTGLAEVQLPAVQPGSSIMPGKVNPVILEMSYMVAAQVIGNDATITLAGCGSQLEINVMMPVIAYNLLQSLLIMSSMLDVLREKCLVGLEANEAQCAKWMAASLSLVTALNPLIGYDKAAALAKQAFSEDKTLEQVIREAGLWTAEIEQALRPERMV encoded by the coding sequence ATAGTGAACGATCAGGCAGTACGCATCGGACGAGATACCCTGGGGGAAGTGAGGATTCCGGCCAATGCCCTGTACGGGCCGCAGACGCAGCGGGCCGTCGAGAATTTTCCCATCAGCGGCCTCAGGCTGCAGCGGGCTTTTATCCGGGCGCAAGGGTTGATCAAGGCTTCTGCTGCCTACGCCAATATGGTGACCGGCCAACTGGACGAGCAAAAGGCCCGGGCCATCATCCAGGCGGCGGAGGAAGTGATCGACGGGATGTGGGACCATCAGTTCGTCGTCGATGCCTTTCAGGCAGGAGCGGGGACTTCGCAGAATATGAATGCCAATGAAGTGATCGCCAATCGGGCGACACAGCTTCTGGGCGGACAGATCGATCAGGGGCTGGTCCATCCCAATGATCATGTCAACATGGCCCAATCCACGAACGATACCATTCACGTCGCAATCAACATCGCCGGGGCCGAGCTGGTGCATCACGTGCTGCTGCCCGTCCTCGACAGAACCGTGCAGGTGCTGTGGAGCAAGGCAGAGCAGTTCATGCCGATCATCAAGGCGGGCCGCACCCATTTGCAGGATGCCGTCCCGATCCGGATGGGACAGGAATTTTCCGGCTATGCCCAGACGCTGGCGAGCGCGGCGGAACGCATCCGTCAAAGCTCCGCCCGCCTGTATGAAATCGGGCTGGGCGGAAATGCCGTCGGCACCGGGATCAATGCGCATCCGGAGTACGCCGAGCGGGCGATTCAGGAGATCGCCCGCCGCACCGGTCTTCCTTTCGTCCCGCCGCGCAACCGCTTCGCCTTCATGCAGAACACGTCGGCGGCGCTGGAGGTGCACGCGGCGGTAAAAGAGCTGGCCGTTCACGTGATTAAGCTCACGAGCGACCTGCGGCTCCTCAGCTCCGGTCCCCGGACGGGGCTGGCCGAAGTGCAGCTTCCCGCCGTCCAGCCGGGCTCGTCGATCATGCCGGGAAAAGTGAATCCCGTCATCCTGGAGATGTCGTATATGGTGGCCGCGCAGGTGATCGGCAATGACGCGACGATCACCCTGGCCGGATGCGGCAGTCAGCTGGAGATCAACGTGATGATGCCGGTCATCGCGTACAATCTGCTGCAGTCCCTCTTGATCATGTCCAGCATGCTGGATGTGCTGAGGGAAAAATGTCTGGTCGGACTGGAAGCGAATGAGGCCCAGTGCGCCAAGTGGATGGCGGCGAGCCTGTCCCTGGTGACGGCGCTCAATCCGCTGATCGGATACGACAAGGCGGCGGCGCTGGCCAAGCAAGCCTTTTCGGAGGACAAAACGCTGGAGCAAGTGATCAGGGAGGCCGGGCTTTGGACGGCGGAGATCGAGCAGGCGCTGCGGCCGGAGAGGATGGTCTGA
- a CDS encoding NCS2 family permease — protein sequence MRSLLERLFQLRAGETTVKREVIAGMIGFITIVYIVAVNASILEDAGIPLEAGILATVLTAFAGSLLMAFWANAPILLVPGMGINALFTYTLCQTMGLPWQEALATVFLSGVIFTVLAFTRAAALLSAAIPHSLKEAITVGIGLFLTFIGLQKGGLVVTHPTTYLALGDLASPEVWVTLAALAVTVVLFVRGVPGHFLIGIGAGTGLAWLLGLIEPGQGASGISLDTYGQVFAGFSFSQMATLPFWAATFSLTMVIVFENIGLVHGHTEMMGQPEKFRRSLQATAISTALSGIFGTSPTVSTVESAAGIAAGARTGLASLVAGLLFLLSLFFLPVMRMIPDSAIAPVLIIIGALMLQNVQNINLRDFTEGFPAFLIIALIPLSYSIVDGIAFGFVAYPLLKLALGKRKEVPALLYVVAGLFLLNMVLPILA from the coding sequence GTGCGCAGTTTGCTGGAGAGGCTCTTTCAGCTTCGTGCTGGAGAAACCACTGTAAAAAGAGAAGTTATTGCCGGAATGATCGGCTTTATTACGATTGTCTACATTGTCGCGGTGAACGCTTCGATTCTGGAGGATGCCGGCATCCCTCTGGAAGCGGGGATTTTGGCGACGGTCCTGACTGCCTTTGCGGGATCGCTGCTAATGGCTTTTTGGGCCAATGCCCCCATCCTGCTGGTGCCGGGGATGGGAATCAATGCCTTGTTTACGTATACCTTGTGTCAGACGATGGGCTTGCCATGGCAAGAGGCGCTGGCCACCGTTTTTCTGTCCGGCGTCATTTTTACCGTCCTGGCGTTTACTCGGGCGGCGGCATTGCTCTCGGCTGCCATCCCGCATTCGCTGAAAGAAGCGATTACGGTCGGAATCGGCCTGTTTCTCACGTTTATCGGCCTGCAAAAAGGGGGACTGGTCGTTACCCATCCGACGACCTATCTGGCGCTGGGCGATTTGGCCAGTCCCGAAGTATGGGTGACGCTGGCAGCGCTGGCCGTCACCGTGGTGCTGTTCGTCCGCGGCGTTCCGGGCCATTTTCTGATCGGGATCGGGGCCGGGACCGGTCTCGCGTGGCTGCTGGGTCTCATCGAGCCGGGTCAGGGAGCGAGCGGGATTTCGCTGGATACCTACGGCCAGGTGTTTGCCGGTTTTTCCTTCAGCCAGATGGCGACCCTGCCTTTTTGGGCGGCTACGTTTTCCCTGACCATGGTGATTGTTTTTGAAAATATCGGGTTGGTGCACGGACATACGGAGATGATGGGGCAGCCGGAAAAATTTCGGCGCAGTCTGCAGGCCACCGCGATTTCGACGGCTTTGTCCGGTATCTTCGGCACCAGTCCGACGGTATCCACCGTGGAATCGGCGGCGGGAATCGCGGCCGGGGCCCGGACAGGACTTGCCTCGCTCGTGGCGGGCCTGTTGTTTCTGCTGTCGCTGTTCTTTCTGCCGGTGATGAGGATGATCCCGGACAGTGCGATTGCTCCGGTCCTGATCATCATCGGGGCATTGATGCTGCAAAATGTGCAGAATATCAACCTGCGGGATTTTACCGAAGGATTCCCCGCCTTTCTCATTATCGCCCTGATTCCGCTGTCGTACAGCATCGTAGACGGCATCGCCTTCGGTTTTGTCGCCTACCCGCTGCTGAAGCTCGCGCTCGGAAAGAGAAAGGAAGTGCCGGCACTCCTGTATGTCGTCGCCGGCCTGTTTTTGCTCAATATGGTATTGCCGATCCTGGCATGA